In the Primulina huaijiensis isolate GDHJ02 unplaced genomic scaffold, ASM1229523v2 scaffold42201, whole genome shotgun sequence genome, one interval contains:
- the LOC140969537 gene encoding transcription factor bHLH49-like isoform X1, with translation MNTSCKDNNHAQEKMIEDPVNYHAPNVLSDWQINGNNLPNSSVGMTRLGNSMVESSACSTTFMPDSFCPPVWDHPINGQSLGYCDTSIQNQAISSSGLGQVRAGMNWTQNGMLRGSILLPAVPGMVPPSLPHFPTDPAFIERAARFSCFSGGNFTEMMNPFSTSDHSNPHSRGFGPIQRPNDVVGTTGVLEQALVPGERSVEGSSLKNERKSQSFRLSYDEAKHGVDVSANESDEAEFSGRGAQEELAEADEDSCGSGLGSNKRKRTPQDTELNEIVGAPLPPIELLKDQVETKLKGDQNHDSTSKPGGKHCKQGSQGSDLPKDGYIHVRARRGQATNSHSLAERVRREKISERMKFLQDLVPGCSKQVTGKAVMLDEIINYVQSLQRQVEFLSMKLATVNPQADFNIEALLAKDILQPRAGMPSSPALQLDMTMPFPQLHSPQPGLIQASLPCSETLGRPINLQSVALAQVPGVWDGELHNIIHMGFNTSGPLNSQVLSAFAGSLPTGNLKTEP, from the exons ATGAACACTTCTTGTAAGGATAATAATCATGCGCAAGAGAAGATGATCGAGGATCCTGTAAACTATCATGCACCAAATGTACTCTCAGATTGGCAAATAAATGGGAACAATTTACCTAATTCATCTGTAGGAATGACTCGATTAGGAAATTCTATGGTGGAGTCTTCTGCTTGTTCCACCACCTTTATGCCAGATTCTTTTTGCCCTCCGGTTTGGGATCATCCTATCAATGGACAGAGTTTAGGCTATTGCGATACGAGTATCCAAAATCAGGCTATCAGTTCGAGCGGCCTTGGTCAAGTTCGAGCAGGTATGAATTGGACGCAGAATGGAATGTTAAGAGGGAGTATCCTTTTACCAGCTGTTCCTGGAATGGTTCCTCCAAGCTTGCCTCATTTCCCGACTGATCCGGCTTTTATTGAGCGCGCAGCGAGGTTTTCATGCTTCAGTGGAGGGAACTTTACGGAAATGATGAACCCCTTTAGCACTTCAGACCATTCGAATCCGCATTCTCGTGGATTTGGACCAATTCAAAGGCCAAATGATGTAGTGGGCACGACAGGAGTTCTGGAACAGGCTTTGGTACCTGGGGAGCGTTCTGTTGAAGGGTCTTCTCTCAAGAATGAGAGAAAAAGCCAGAGTTTTCGTCTGTCTTACGATGAAGCAAAACATGGAGTTGATGTGTCCGCTAACGAGTCTGATGAGGCTGAATTCAGCGGCCGGGGTGCACAAGAGGAGTTAGCTGAAGCAGATGAGGATTCCTGTGGTTCTGGGCTTGGATCGAACAAGAGAAAAAGAACTCCTCAG GATACCGAACTTAATGAAATTGTTGGAGCCCCACTGCCACCAATCGAACTGTTAAAGGACCAAGTTGAAACCAAATTAAAAGGTGATCAGAACCACGATTCCACCAGTAAACCCGGTGGAAAACACTGCAAGCAGGGCTCCCAAGGATCGGATCTACCCAAGGATGGATACATACACGTCAGAGCACGAAGAGGACAAGCAACAAATAGCCACAGTCTTGCTGAAAGG GTAAGGAGGGAGAAGATTAGTGAAAGGATGAAATTCCTTCAGGATCTCGTGCCTGGTTGCAGCAAG CAGGTCACTGGAAAAGCAGTCATGCTCGATGAAATCATCAACTATGTGCAATCACTTCAACGACAAGTTGAG TTCCTGTCAATGAAGCTTGCAACAGTAAATCCACAGGCAGACTTCAATATTGAAGCTCTTCTGGCTAAAGAT ATCCTACAACCTAGAGCTGGTATGCCATCTTCGCCGGCACTTCAACTTGATATGACCATGCCTTTTCCTCAACTGCATTCGCCGCAACCTGGACTAATCCAAGCAAGTCTTCCTTGTTCAGAAACACTTGGAAGACCCATTAATTTACAATCAGTCGCATTGGCTCAG GTACCCGGTGTGTGGGATGGGGAACTTCACAATATCATTCATATGGGCTTTAACACGAGTGGTCCTCTAAACAGCCAAGTTTTAAGCG CTTTTGCAGGTTCTCTACCAACAGGAAACTTGAAAACCGAACCTTGA
- the LOC140969537 gene encoding transcription factor bHLH49-like isoform X3: MNTSCKDNNHAQEKMIEDPVNYHAPNVLSDWQINGNNLPNSSVGMTRLGNSMVESSACSTTFMPDSFCPPVWDHPINGQSLGYCDTSIQNQAISSSGLGQVRAGMNWTQNGMLRGSILLPAVPGMVPPSLPHFPTDPAFIERAARFSCFSGGNFTEMMNPFSTSDHSNPHSRGFGPIQRPNDVVGTTGVLEQALVPGERSVEGSSLKNERKSQSFRLSYDEAKHGVDVSANESDEAEFSGRGAQEELAEADEDSCGSGLGSNKRKRTPQDTELNEIVGAPLPPIELLKDQVETKLKGDQNHDSTSKPGGKHCKQGSQGSDLPKDGYIHVRARRGQATNSHSLAERVRREKISERMKFLQDLVPGCSKQVTGKAVMLDEIINYVQSLQRQVEFLSMKLATVNPQADFNIEALLAKDILQPRAGMPSSPALQLDMTMPFPQLHSPQPGLIQASLPCSETLGRPINLQSVALAQVPGVWDGELHNIIHMGFNTSGPLNSQVLSGSLPTGNLKTEP, translated from the exons ATGAACACTTCTTGTAAGGATAATAATCATGCGCAAGAGAAGATGATCGAGGATCCTGTAAACTATCATGCACCAAATGTACTCTCAGATTGGCAAATAAATGGGAACAATTTACCTAATTCATCTGTAGGAATGACTCGATTAGGAAATTCTATGGTGGAGTCTTCTGCTTGTTCCACCACCTTTATGCCAGATTCTTTTTGCCCTCCGGTTTGGGATCATCCTATCAATGGACAGAGTTTAGGCTATTGCGATACGAGTATCCAAAATCAGGCTATCAGTTCGAGCGGCCTTGGTCAAGTTCGAGCAGGTATGAATTGGACGCAGAATGGAATGTTAAGAGGGAGTATCCTTTTACCAGCTGTTCCTGGAATGGTTCCTCCAAGCTTGCCTCATTTCCCGACTGATCCGGCTTTTATTGAGCGCGCAGCGAGGTTTTCATGCTTCAGTGGAGGGAACTTTACGGAAATGATGAACCCCTTTAGCACTTCAGACCATTCGAATCCGCATTCTCGTGGATTTGGACCAATTCAAAGGCCAAATGATGTAGTGGGCACGACAGGAGTTCTGGAACAGGCTTTGGTACCTGGGGAGCGTTCTGTTGAAGGGTCTTCTCTCAAGAATGAGAGAAAAAGCCAGAGTTTTCGTCTGTCTTACGATGAAGCAAAACATGGAGTTGATGTGTCCGCTAACGAGTCTGATGAGGCTGAATTCAGCGGCCGGGGTGCACAAGAGGAGTTAGCTGAAGCAGATGAGGATTCCTGTGGTTCTGGGCTTGGATCGAACAAGAGAAAAAGAACTCCTCAG GATACCGAACTTAATGAAATTGTTGGAGCCCCACTGCCACCAATCGAACTGTTAAAGGACCAAGTTGAAACCAAATTAAAAGGTGATCAGAACCACGATTCCACCAGTAAACCCGGTGGAAAACACTGCAAGCAGGGCTCCCAAGGATCGGATCTACCCAAGGATGGATACATACACGTCAGAGCACGAAGAGGACAAGCAACAAATAGCCACAGTCTTGCTGAAAGG GTAAGGAGGGAGAAGATTAGTGAAAGGATGAAATTCCTTCAGGATCTCGTGCCTGGTTGCAGCAAG CAGGTCACTGGAAAAGCAGTCATGCTCGATGAAATCATCAACTATGTGCAATCACTTCAACGACAAGTTGAG TTCCTGTCAATGAAGCTTGCAACAGTAAATCCACAGGCAGACTTCAATATTGAAGCTCTTCTGGCTAAAGAT ATCCTACAACCTAGAGCTGGTATGCCATCTTCGCCGGCACTTCAACTTGATATGACCATGCCTTTTCCTCAACTGCATTCGCCGCAACCTGGACTAATCCAAGCAAGTCTTCCTTGTTCAGAAACACTTGGAAGACCCATTAATTTACAATCAGTCGCATTGGCTCAG GTACCCGGTGTGTGGGATGGGGAACTTCACAATATCATTCATATGGGCTTTAACACGAGTGGTCCTCTAAACAGCCAAGTTTTAAGCG GTTCTCTACCAACAGGAAACTTGAAAACCGAACCTTGA
- the LOC140969537 gene encoding transcription factor bHLH49-like isoform X2, with protein sequence MNTSCKDNNHAQEKMIEDPVNYHAPNVLSDWQINGNNLPNSSVGMTRLGNSMVESSACSTTFMPDSFCPPVWDHPINGQSLGYCDTSIQNQAISSSGLGQVRAGMNWTQNGMLRGSILLPAVPGMVPPSLPHFPTDPAFIERAARFSCFSGGNFTEMMNPFSTSDHSNPHSRGFGPIQRPNDVVGTTGVLEQALVPGERSVEGSSLKNERKSQSFRLSYDEAKHGVDVSANESDEAEFSGRGAQEELAEADEDSCGSGLGSNKRKRTPQDTELNEIVGAPLPPIELLKDQVETKLKGDQNHDSTSKPGGKHCKQGSQGSDLPKDGYIHVRARRGQATNSHSLAERVRREKISERMKFLQDLVPGCSKVTGKAVMLDEIINYVQSLQRQVEFLSMKLATVNPQADFNIEALLAKDILQPRAGMPSSPALQLDMTMPFPQLHSPQPGLIQASLPCSETLGRPINLQSVALAQVPGVWDGELHNIIHMGFNTSGPLNSQVLSAFAGSLPTGNLKTEP encoded by the exons ATGAACACTTCTTGTAAGGATAATAATCATGCGCAAGAGAAGATGATCGAGGATCCTGTAAACTATCATGCACCAAATGTACTCTCAGATTGGCAAATAAATGGGAACAATTTACCTAATTCATCTGTAGGAATGACTCGATTAGGAAATTCTATGGTGGAGTCTTCTGCTTGTTCCACCACCTTTATGCCAGATTCTTTTTGCCCTCCGGTTTGGGATCATCCTATCAATGGACAGAGTTTAGGCTATTGCGATACGAGTATCCAAAATCAGGCTATCAGTTCGAGCGGCCTTGGTCAAGTTCGAGCAGGTATGAATTGGACGCAGAATGGAATGTTAAGAGGGAGTATCCTTTTACCAGCTGTTCCTGGAATGGTTCCTCCAAGCTTGCCTCATTTCCCGACTGATCCGGCTTTTATTGAGCGCGCAGCGAGGTTTTCATGCTTCAGTGGAGGGAACTTTACGGAAATGATGAACCCCTTTAGCACTTCAGACCATTCGAATCCGCATTCTCGTGGATTTGGACCAATTCAAAGGCCAAATGATGTAGTGGGCACGACAGGAGTTCTGGAACAGGCTTTGGTACCTGGGGAGCGTTCTGTTGAAGGGTCTTCTCTCAAGAATGAGAGAAAAAGCCAGAGTTTTCGTCTGTCTTACGATGAAGCAAAACATGGAGTTGATGTGTCCGCTAACGAGTCTGATGAGGCTGAATTCAGCGGCCGGGGTGCACAAGAGGAGTTAGCTGAAGCAGATGAGGATTCCTGTGGTTCTGGGCTTGGATCGAACAAGAGAAAAAGAACTCCTCAG GATACCGAACTTAATGAAATTGTTGGAGCCCCACTGCCACCAATCGAACTGTTAAAGGACCAAGTTGAAACCAAATTAAAAGGTGATCAGAACCACGATTCCACCAGTAAACCCGGTGGAAAACACTGCAAGCAGGGCTCCCAAGGATCGGATCTACCCAAGGATGGATACATACACGTCAGAGCACGAAGAGGACAAGCAACAAATAGCCACAGTCTTGCTGAAAGG GTAAGGAGGGAGAAGATTAGTGAAAGGATGAAATTCCTTCAGGATCTCGTGCCTGGTTGCAGCAAG GTCACTGGAAAAGCAGTCATGCTCGATGAAATCATCAACTATGTGCAATCACTTCAACGACAAGTTGAG TTCCTGTCAATGAAGCTTGCAACAGTAAATCCACAGGCAGACTTCAATATTGAAGCTCTTCTGGCTAAAGAT ATCCTACAACCTAGAGCTGGTATGCCATCTTCGCCGGCACTTCAACTTGATATGACCATGCCTTTTCCTCAACTGCATTCGCCGCAACCTGGACTAATCCAAGCAAGTCTTCCTTGTTCAGAAACACTTGGAAGACCCATTAATTTACAATCAGTCGCATTGGCTCAG GTACCCGGTGTGTGGGATGGGGAACTTCACAATATCATTCATATGGGCTTTAACACGAGTGGTCCTCTAAACAGCCAAGTTTTAAGCG CTTTTGCAGGTTCTCTACCAACAGGAAACTTGAAAACCGAACCTTGA
- the LOC140969537 gene encoding transcription factor bHLH49-like isoform X4, translating into MNTSCKDNNHAQEKMIEDPVNYHAPNVLSDWQINGNNLPNSSVGMTRLGNSMVESSACSTTFMPDSFCPPVWDHPINGQSLGYCDTSIQNQAISSSGLGQVRAGMNWTQNGMLRGSILLPAVPGMVPPSLPHFPTDPAFIERAARFSCFSGGNFTEMMNPFSTSDHSNPHSRGFGPIQRPNDVVGTTGVLEQALVPGERSVEGSSLKNERKSQSFRLSYDEAKHGVDVSANESDEAEFSGRGAQEELAEADEDSCGSGLGSNKRKRTPQDTELNEIVGAPLPPIELLKDQVETKLKGDQNHDSTSKPGGKHCKQGSQGSDLPKDGYIHVRARRGQATNSHSLAERVRREKISERMKFLQDLVPGCSKVTGKAVMLDEIINYVQSLQRQVEFLSMKLATVNPQADFNIEALLAKDILQPRAGMPSSPALQLDMTMPFPQLHSPQPGLIQASLPCSETLGRPINLQSVALAQVPGVWDGELHNIIHMGFNTSGPLNSQVLSGSLPTGNLKTEP; encoded by the exons ATGAACACTTCTTGTAAGGATAATAATCATGCGCAAGAGAAGATGATCGAGGATCCTGTAAACTATCATGCACCAAATGTACTCTCAGATTGGCAAATAAATGGGAACAATTTACCTAATTCATCTGTAGGAATGACTCGATTAGGAAATTCTATGGTGGAGTCTTCTGCTTGTTCCACCACCTTTATGCCAGATTCTTTTTGCCCTCCGGTTTGGGATCATCCTATCAATGGACAGAGTTTAGGCTATTGCGATACGAGTATCCAAAATCAGGCTATCAGTTCGAGCGGCCTTGGTCAAGTTCGAGCAGGTATGAATTGGACGCAGAATGGAATGTTAAGAGGGAGTATCCTTTTACCAGCTGTTCCTGGAATGGTTCCTCCAAGCTTGCCTCATTTCCCGACTGATCCGGCTTTTATTGAGCGCGCAGCGAGGTTTTCATGCTTCAGTGGAGGGAACTTTACGGAAATGATGAACCCCTTTAGCACTTCAGACCATTCGAATCCGCATTCTCGTGGATTTGGACCAATTCAAAGGCCAAATGATGTAGTGGGCACGACAGGAGTTCTGGAACAGGCTTTGGTACCTGGGGAGCGTTCTGTTGAAGGGTCTTCTCTCAAGAATGAGAGAAAAAGCCAGAGTTTTCGTCTGTCTTACGATGAAGCAAAACATGGAGTTGATGTGTCCGCTAACGAGTCTGATGAGGCTGAATTCAGCGGCCGGGGTGCACAAGAGGAGTTAGCTGAAGCAGATGAGGATTCCTGTGGTTCTGGGCTTGGATCGAACAAGAGAAAAAGAACTCCTCAG GATACCGAACTTAATGAAATTGTTGGAGCCCCACTGCCACCAATCGAACTGTTAAAGGACCAAGTTGAAACCAAATTAAAAGGTGATCAGAACCACGATTCCACCAGTAAACCCGGTGGAAAACACTGCAAGCAGGGCTCCCAAGGATCGGATCTACCCAAGGATGGATACATACACGTCAGAGCACGAAGAGGACAAGCAACAAATAGCCACAGTCTTGCTGAAAGG GTAAGGAGGGAGAAGATTAGTGAAAGGATGAAATTCCTTCAGGATCTCGTGCCTGGTTGCAGCAAG GTCACTGGAAAAGCAGTCATGCTCGATGAAATCATCAACTATGTGCAATCACTTCAACGACAAGTTGAG TTCCTGTCAATGAAGCTTGCAACAGTAAATCCACAGGCAGACTTCAATATTGAAGCTCTTCTGGCTAAAGAT ATCCTACAACCTAGAGCTGGTATGCCATCTTCGCCGGCACTTCAACTTGATATGACCATGCCTTTTCCTCAACTGCATTCGCCGCAACCTGGACTAATCCAAGCAAGTCTTCCTTGTTCAGAAACACTTGGAAGACCCATTAATTTACAATCAGTCGCATTGGCTCAG GTACCCGGTGTGTGGGATGGGGAACTTCACAATATCATTCATATGGGCTTTAACACGAGTGGTCCTCTAAACAGCCAAGTTTTAAGCG GTTCTCTACCAACAGGAAACTTGAAAACCGAACCTTGA